Proteins found in one Planococcus citri chromosome 2, ihPlaCitr1.1, whole genome shotgun sequence genomic segment:
- the LOC135834305 gene encoding leukocyte elastase inhibitor-like: MKSVLWIVLFLKVLISLSQSQNIPDTDQKTVQNGLLSFGIKLNSILLENNPENKNILFSPYNLYTALALVHLGSNGTTRDTISNVLNIPITFSPESLQEVLQNFSTVLQMDTSFTYMETSTVKLSDLKLANGIFVQNEYMLKKKYVEDVQLYHKSDIFNVDFASKGEETKNTINKYISNKTENRIPRLLEQPLPKDSLVVLTTCLYFKSVWQKKFIRRLTKAETFRTEKGNITVQMMHSLFSTGYAEVPSLGVQVVNLGFIDAAFSMFVGLPDENQSLKNILRNLTSDHIRTIIDEAARHIDYYEIDLKLPKTAFKWFQSVKNELIKLGLKKDIWESPDLSNMIDQSNIKISDIGHGTDITINENGTEVSAVSIYVPVFLMSKTVKTFHANRPFFFFIYNHNIHTIMFFGTVFDPNSTK, from the exons ATGAAAAGTGTTTTGTGGATTGtattgtttttgaaagttttaattaGTTTATCTCAATCGCAGAATATTCCAGATACGGATCAAAAG ACGGTTCAAAATGGGCTGCTGAGTTTCGGAATTAAACTGAATTCCATTCTGTTGGAAAATAatcctgaaaacaaaaatattttgttttctcCGTACAACCTTTACACAGCACTAGCTCTAGTTCATCTCGGTAGCAATGGAACTACACGTGATACAATTTCCAATGTTTTGAACATCCCCATCACTTTTTC GCCAGAAAGTTTACAAGAAGTATTGCAAAACTTCTCAACAGTGTTGCAAATGGATACGAGTTTTACTTATATGGAAACATCAACTGTAAAACTATCTGATTTGAAACTGGCCAATggaattttcgttcaaaatgaATACATGCTGAAGAAAAAATACGTTGAAGATGTCCAGTTATATCACAAGAGTGATATTTTCAATGTTGATTTCGCCAGCAAGGGAGAAGAAACGAAAAATACGATTAATAA GTACATCAGTAATAAGACTGAAAACAGGATACCTCGATTACTCGAACAACCTCTACCAAAAGACAGCTTAGTGGTCTTGACTACCTGCTTGTATTTTAAATCAGTCTGGCAAAAGAAATTCATTCGTCGACTAACTAAAGC GGAAACGTTCCGAACAGAAAAAGGCAATATTACAGTACAAATGATGCACAGTTTATTTAGCACAGGATACGCCGAAGTACCATCACTAGGCGTACAAGTTGTCAATTTGGGATTTATCGATGCCGCATTTTCCATGTTTGTTGGGCTGCCTGATGAAAATCAATcgctaaaaaatattttacgtaaTTTGACCTCCGATCACATCCGCACAATAATTGATGAAGCCGCCCGACACATTGATTATTACGAGATAgatttaaaattgccaaaaacggCTTTCAAATGGTTTCAATCTGTTAAAAACGAGCTTATCAAACTCGGACTCAAAAAAGATATTTGGGAGTCGCCTGATTTGAGTAATATGATCGACCAGAGTAATATAAAAATTAGTGACATAGGTCACGGCACTGATATTACAATTAACGAAAATGGCACCGAAGTTAGTGCCGTTTCGATCTATGTACCCGTATTCTTAATGAGTAAGACCGTAAAGACATTCCATGCGAATAGGcctttcttctttttcatttataatcATAATATTCACACGATCATGTTCTTTGGTACAGTGTTTGATCCGAATAGTACTAAATAG
- the LOC135837517 gene encoding poly [ADP-ribose] polymerase-like: MDLPFRAEYAKSGRSCCRSCQTRIAKDTLRLAVMSQADTFDRKIPGWYHDSCFFETQLVKSVGDISNFESLRWKHQQLIRNKVAGAPSGSTSGVSNGISAGGIEDTILVEQNEMMFRYRDHLKSLQRKHLTALLEYNNQEPIAPVTESIHDRLADAMTFGALFPCEECGHRQIVFRSPVGYFCTGFKNEWVKCEAVTDDPKRKPFLVPHHLKKTYEFLASYKYKPQKRILQYNKPTDSNPLSFSGGKYESNLPSRVKLKIQNGMAVDPITELEDVAHVYRFHKDIYAAVLSLVDLQSGRNSYYKLQVLESNDRKMYYLFRAWGRVGTDIGEHLLEIKAGREDAIADFEALFEEKTANKWRTRANFKKVADKMNWVDVSYEYESAVPSTLQQPVHNLISLIFNEDTMKHIMLEFELDTEKMPLGKLSKEQIMKAFKVLNELQKYISTSGDRKTILALTNQFYTLIPHSFGVDNPPLLDDPDTLKQKDEMLRALMEMEIAYSILKDVESENNDAHPIDTYYLKLKTDISPLNKTDPEFQTIQLYVQNSHAKMHRKYVLEIVEIFKVEREGEHKRYEPFKKVHNRKLLWHGSRLPNFAGILSQGLRVAPPDAPMNGYMFGKGIYFADRVSKSANYCDSKNTNNTGLVLLCQVALGNMYKLRTRKYLSKPPAGKHSVIGLGKIEPDPSQSIFREDGVEIPLGKGIRSRTHTRRELHHNEYVVYDVAQVKVEYLVQLKFIYK, translated from the exons ATGGATTTGCCATTTCGTGCGGAATACGCCAAGAGTGGTCGTTCTTGTTGTAGAAGTTGCCAGACTCGTATAGCTAAAGATACATTGAGATTGGCTGTTATGAGTCAG GCGGACACGTTTGACAGAAAAATCCCGGGTTGGTATCACGATTCATGTTTCTTCGAAACACAGCTTGTGAAAAGTGTTGGAGACATATCGAATTTCGAATCACTGAGATGGAAACACCAACAATTAATCAGAAATAAAGTGGCTGGAG cACCTTCTGGATCAACTAGTGGAGTCAGTAATGGAATATCTGCTGGGGGAATTGAAGATACGATACTCGTAGAACAGAATGAAATGATGTTTCGCTACCGCGATCATTTGAAATCACTACAAAGGAAACATTTGACTGCTTTACTGGAGTATAACAATCAAGAACCTATTGCTCCGGTCACCGAAAGT ATTCATGATAGATTAGCTGATGCGATGACGTTCGGAGCATTATTTCCTTGCGAAGAATGCGGACACCGTCAAATAGTGTTTCGTTCACCAGTTGGATATTTCTGTACAGGTTTTAAGAACGAATGGGTCAAGTGTGAAGCAGTCACAGATGACCCCAAACGAAAGCCTTTTCTAGTGCCACATCACTTGAAAAAGACATATGAATTTTT AGCGTCGTACAAATATAAACCTCAGAAACGAATTCTTCAATATAATAAACCCACGGACTCGAATCCTCTCAGCTTTAGCG GTGGCAAGTACGAGTCAAATCTTCCATCCAGAGTAAAGCTTAAAATTCAAAACGGTATGGCCGTTGATCCGATCACTGAACTGGAGGATGTTGCTCATGTGTACCGTTTCCACAAAGACATCTATGCCGCTGTACTTTCTCTAGTTGACCTACAGTCCGGACGTAACTCTTACTATAAACTTCAAGTATTGGAATCTAATGATagaaaaat GTATTATCTGTTTCGTGCTTGGGGACGTGTTGGTACTGATATCGGAGAACATTTACTCGAAATTAAGGCTGGTAGAGAAGACGCCATCGCCGATTTCGAGGCGTTATTCGAAGAGAAAACCGCCAACAAATGGAGAACCcgtgctaatttcaaaaaagttgcggATAAGATGAACTGGGTGGACGTTTCATACGAATAC GAGTCCGCAGTACCTTCCACACTTCAGCAGCCAGTTCATAATCTAATCTCTCTCATATTCAACGAAGATACTATGAAACACATCATGTTAGAGTttgag ctGGACACGGAGAAAATGCCGTTGGGTAAACTCAGTAAAGAACAGATAATGAAAGCTTTCAAAGTGCTCAATGAACTACAGAAATATATCTCAACATCTGGTGATCGTAAAACAATATTGGCTTTGACTAACCAATTTTATACTCTGATTCCGCACAGTTTCGGTGTTGATAATCCGCCGTTGCTCGATGACCCGGATACTTTAAAA caaaaagatgaaatgttGCGTGCGTTAATGGAAATGGAAATTGCGTACTCTATACTCAAAGATGTAGAATCTGAAAACAACGATGCTCACCCCATAGATACTTattacttaaaattaaaaacagataTCAGTCCTCTGAACAAAACCGATCCGGAATTTCAAACGATACAATTGTATGTTCAAAATTCTCACGCCAAAATGCATAGAAAGTATGTTCTCGAAATCgtagaaatttttaaagtcgAAAGAGAAGGAGAGCATAAGCGATACGAACCATTCAAAAAGGTTCATAATAGAAAGCTATTGTGGCACGGTTCCAGACTTCCCAACTTCGCCGGCATCCTATCTCAG GGTCTTCGTGTAGCACCTCCGGACGCACCAATGAACGGTTACATGTTCGGTAAAGGTATCTACTTCGCTGATAGGGTGTCGAAATCGGCCAATTATTGTGATTCCAAGAATACAAACAATACTGGTCTGGTATTATTATGCCAGGTAGCACTCGGAAATAT gtACAAACTTCGAACCAGAAAATACTTATCGAAGCCACCCGCGGGTAAGCACAGTGTCATAGGATTGGGTAAAATAGAACCTGATCCCAGTCAATCCATTTTTCGAGAAGATGGCGTTGAAATACCATTGGGAAAAGGAATTCGGAGTCGGACCCACACACGGAGAGAGTTGCACCACAACGA ATATGTTGTTTATGATGTCGCTCAAGTCAAAGTGGAATATTTGGTACAGCTGAAGTTCATTTACAAGTGA
- the LOC135833621 gene encoding poly [ADP-ribose] polymerase-like: MREQNEMMFRYRDHLKLLKKKHLADLLEYNNQEAIAGSAESIHDRLADAMTFGALLPCEECGHSQIVFRSGVGYLCFANKNEWVKCEAVTDDPKRTPFLVPDYLKDFAFLASYKCKPQKRIFQSNQPTVSNASVLSAGTYAGKSVKSEPSTSGVSYKYQHQKRIFQSNQPTVSNARVLSTGTYAGKSVKSEPSTSGLKVIRDRDLPLKNMEVSSIGRLPLTKEELKLKVTKLGGKWTTTITNRTTVIIARPDLKGSAINLKLAEENGIQLVPIEFLEECEKPGANVISIINRMNLATWGSDPSNRMNFNAVDSKSKSKSFGFTGGKYQSNLPSKVKLKVQNGVAVDPISGLEYEAHVYRFKEDIYTAVLSLVDLQSGRNSYYKLQVLESNDKKTYWLFRAWGRVGTNIGDDKLEQKDSREDAIAQFEALFKDKTANLWKDRAKFVKKPGKMNWVDVSYEDKSIDKSKLSTVPSKLPYRVQNLITLIFNVDIMNNVMLEFELDTEKMPLGKLSKEQIKKAFNVLNELQNCISASGDRRTRNQNLLALTNKFYTLIPHSFGVDNPPLIDHLGTIIQKNEMLRALMEMEIAYSILKDVESENKDVHVIDSYYLKLKAEIRPLNRTDPAFQTLQLYVQNSHAEMHSWYVLEIVEIYKVEREGERKRYEPFKNLHNRKLLWHGSRLTNFAGILSRGLRIAPPEAQLTGDMFGKGVYFADRVSKSANYCEAKNTNNTGLVLLCQVALGDTHELTRAQNGVLKPPAGKHSVIGLGKIEPDPRQSIIRRDGVEIPLGEGIVIDSQRGLWHNEYIVYDVAQVKVEYLVQLKFLYK, encoded by the exons ATGAGAGAACAGAATGAAATGATGTTTCGTTACCGCGATCATttgaaattactaaaaaagaaacatttgGCTGATTTACTGGAATATAACAATCAAGAAGCTATTGCTGGGAGTGCCGAAAGT ATTCATGATAGATTAGCTGATGCGATGACATTCGGAGCATTACTTCCTTGCGAAGAATGCGGACACAGTCAAATAGTGTTTCGTTCTGGTGTTGGATATTTATGTTTTGCCAATAAGAACGAATGGGTCAAGTGTGAAGCAGTTACAGATGACCCCAAACGAACACCTTTTCTAGTGCCAGACTACTTGAAAGACTTTGCATTTTT AGCGTCGTACAAATGTAAACCTCAGAAAAGAATTTTCCAATCTAATCAACCTACTGTGTCCAATGCCAGTGTACTCAGCGCCGGCACTTATGCTGGCAAGAGCGTGAAAAGTGAACCATCCACGTCAGG AGTGTCTTACAAATATCAACATCAGAAAAGAATTTTCCAATCTAATCAACCTACTGTGTCAAATGCCAGAGTACTCAGCACCGGCACTTATGCTGGcaaaagtgtgaaaagtgaaCCATCCACATCAGg ACTGAAAGTGATTCGCGATCGTGATTTACCACTGAAGAATATGGAAGTATCTTCAATTGGAAGATTACCGTTGACTAAGGAAGAATTGAAGTTGAAAGTTACGAAATTAGGTGGAAAGTGGACTACTACAATTACCAATCGAACAACAGTCATTATTGCTCGACCAG ATCTAAAAGGCTCAGCGATAAATTTAAAACTTGCCGAAGAAAATGGAATTCAATTAGTTCCCATCGAATTTCTAGAAGAATGTGAGAAACCCGGAGCAAATGTTATTTCGATTATCAACAGGATGAATTTAGCGACATGGGGTTCcgat cctTCCAATCGTATGAATTTCAATGCAGTCGACTCGAAATCTAAATCAAAATCTTTCGGTTTTACTG gtggCAAGTACCAGTCAAATCTTCCATCCAAGGTGaagctcaaagttcaaaatggtgTGGCCGTTGATCCAATCTCTGGATTGGAGTATGAAGCTCATGTGTACCGTTTCAAAGAAGACATCTATACCGCTGTACTTTCTCTAGTTGACCTGCAGTCCGGACGTAACTCTTACTATAAACTTCAAGTTTTGGAATCTAACGATAAAAaaac GTACTGGTTGTTCCGTGCTTGGGGACGTGTTGGAACTAATATCGGAGATGATAAACTTGAACAAAAGGATAGTAGAGAAGATGCCATCGCCCAATTCGAGGCGTTATTCAAAGATAAAACCGCCAACTTGTGGAAAGACCGTGCTAAATTCGTTAAAAAGCCGGGTAAAATGAATTGGGTTGATGTATCGTACGAagat aaatcaatCGATAAGTCGAAGTTGTCCACAGTACCTTCCAAACTTCCGTACCGAGTTCAAAATCTAATCACTCTCATATTCAACGTAGATATTATGAACAACGTCATGTTAGAGTTCGAG CTGGATACGGAGAAAATGCCGTTGGGTAAACTGAGTAAAGAACAGATAAAGAAAGCTTTCAATGTGCTCAACGAACTGCAGAATTGTATATCAGCATCTGGTGATCGTAGAACGAGGAACCAGAACTTATTGGCTTTGACTAACAAATTTTATACCTTGATTCCTCATAGTTTCGGTGTTGATAATCCACCATTGATCGATCACCTGGGTACTATAATA caaaaaaatgaaatgttgcgCGCCCTAATGGAAATGGAAATTGCGTACTCGATACTCAAAGATGTAGAATCTGAAAACAAAGACGTTCACGTTATCGATTcgtattatttgaaattgaaagcaGAAATTCGTCCTTTGAACAGAACTGATCCGGCATTTCAAACGCTGCAATTATATGTTCAAAATTCTCACGCCGAAATGCATAGCTGGTACGTTCTCGAAATCGTTGAAATTTATAAAGTCGAAAGAGAAGGAGAACGTAAGCGATACGAACCATTCAAAAACTTACACAACAGGAAGCTATTGTGGCACGGTTCCAGACTTACCAACTTCGCCGGCATCCTATCTCGG GGTCTCCGTATAGCACCTCCCGAAGCACAACTGACCGGTGATATGTTCGGTAAAGGTGTCTACTTCGCTGATAGGGTGTCGAAATCGGCGAATTATTGCGAGGCCAAGAATACAAACAATACTGGTCTGGTATTATTATGCCAGGTAGCACTTGGAGATAC GCACGAACTTACTCGAGCCCAAAACGGCGTATTGAAGCCACCCGCAGGTAAGCACAGCGTCATAGGATTGGGTAAAATAGAACCTGATCCTCGTCAATCCATTATTCGAAGAGATGGTGTTGAAATACCATTGGGAGAAGGAATTGTTATCGACTCACAGAGAGGGTTGTGGCACAACGA GTACATTGTTTATGATGTCGCTCAAGTTAAGGTGGAATATTTGGTGCAACTGAAGTTCCTTTAcaagtga